In one Acetomicrobium sp. S15 = DSM 107314 genomic region, the following are encoded:
- a CDS encoding iron-containing alcohol dehydrogenase has product LISNYDRYGKVDSLLGENVQTISSKEKAEKCVDAIVSLMKSLDMPLKLRDVGVKEDTLEKMGKDTMLQTRLLAHNPREVKEEDAIRFFKEAY; this is encoded by the coding sequence ACTTAATAAGCAACTACGACCGCTACGGGAAGGTCGATTCCCTCTTAGGAGAAAACGTACAAACGATTTCATCCAAAGAGAAAGCCGAAAAGTGCGTGGACGCAATTGTAAGCCTCATGAAGTCTTTGGACATGCCCTTAAAGCTGCGAGACGTGGGAGTCAAAGAAGACACGCTCGAAAAGATGGGCAAAGACACAATGCTTCAGACCAGGCTTTTAGCCCATAACCCGAGGGAGGTGAAAGAAGAAGACGCCATAAGGTTTTTCAAGGAGGCGTATTGA